A window of Watersipora subatra chromosome 10, tzWatSuba1.1, whole genome shotgun sequence genomic DNA:
tgaatttactcTGTAATAGAAACTGGTGTTTCTATTACACATCGGAATGAAAGTTGTACAAAAAACGTTCTGTATCATGAGACCTGATTTAAACAGACTCCGTGAACAAGGCTTGAAAACTTGTTAAAGACTTGAGGGAAAATCACTTTTGACAAGTAAATACTGATCATTCCTGTCATGATTATATGTTGCTTCTATCGATCTCACATGTATATGTCTATGAAAATTCTTTGTCTGTCTTCTGGTTTGCGAATATGTGGCGAGTTCTTCATTCTGTTGCAGCAACCACAACAAGAAATCACTGGCATGCGCTAACCTTGAAAAAAGAGGCTATAAAAAAATATCTCCACTGGAAGTCAATGCTGACAAGCTGTTCAAGGAGCTAAATCCGAAGTACGCAGGTTGCAGTGCGGATCTCCTGAGAGCTACCATCATGAGGTTCGTGTCAGTCTATTAGAAGGTTGCCTGAGTTTGTGGCTGGCAATGAATTTGCTCCTATGTTTTCTTACAACTTTTATTTAGAGATGTTAAATGCaggatttatatttatatagatttacatAGAAACTGTAAATTTACACACTTTCTTTAGTAATGATAGCAATGGTATTCTTTTTACACATAGCCTTTGAAATTGTTATAGAGTTTTCTAAAACCTAGGTgttgtgtgtgttgtgtgtcaGGTGTGATGCTGCTAAATCCAAAACAGTAGCAAAACTGAAAGAGCTTGGGTTCCTTACACAAGAGCAAAAGCAGCAGAAGGAACGTGAAGAGAGAAATGTAAAGGCCAGGAAGGAAGCGGGTAAGGATTACTTCTCTTTCAATCCAATGGTTTATCAATGTGGCTGTTGCTGTGTGACTGAACAACAAGGAATCGCTCGTTTCTGTAGAATACTTTAGTTAGAGATCAGACAATTAACTCTGGTCTTAGCAATGGCGCTATTGGAAGCTCTGACAAGGTGCAGTCTCACGCATATGCATTACAgaagatgtttcaaaatttcttTAATTTTATAAAGCACGAGAAACtcttgaaaaatttaaagtcaCTTTTGCGCAGTGGAAAGTTGTTTTCATAAATAATAGTGTGGTAGCCTAGTGTGAGAACCTGATGTCTGTAGAGAATGggttacatttttgttttttagttgAGAGAAACATTCGTAGGGATTACCCTAACGTCAGCAATGATCTTATAGAACTTGCACTCGAGTCATCTGGCTACAAAGAGCAGACAGCAAAAACTCTCCTTGACTCCATGATAAAGTAGGTCATTAGAGCAAAGTATTATAATAGATAACTTTATTCATGCGTTATATCACAACACCTATGACTATGGTTATTTGGTGCGCATATTTGTTTATGTTGTGTGGATTAATTTTTAGTATTGGTTCAGACACTAGTGACAGTACTAAGGTGTAAGCAACACCAATATTTACCAATAAAGGATAGTTCTTTATTTCTACAAGTCCAACACTTTAAATACACaacaaaaaaattctaaaacagtaataatatgggaaaaaaggttaaaaatagcCAATGAAAGTTATAGCTTGTAACAAATAGTTGTCCATGATCTTCAGTTCAGTTCCATTCGTCTTTGAGTTTTTCCATTTGGAAGaggctgagtcattggagcacTCCTTTATAGATGCTGTTTGCAACCTGTAGGATGTTTGGATGGTTTTGGATGGTTTTGGATTCTTTATATTGTAAGGTGCCGGTATCTGAGAAAAATTGTCTCTAGTACATCAAGGAAGTATGCCGGTAGGGTATTTTAGTCATATTTGGAGGGGTTGGCTAAGCCCTGCAGTGTGCCGGTAGGGCATTTTAGTCATATTTGGAGGGGTTGGCTAAGCCCTGCAGTGTGCCGGTAGGGTATTTTAGTCATATTTGGAGGGGTTGGCTAAGCCCTGCAGTGTGCCGGTAGGGTATTTTAGTCATATTTGGAGGGGTTGGCTAAGCCCTGCAGTGTGCCGGTAGGGTATTTTAGTCATATTTGGAGGGGTTGGCTAAGCCCTGCGGTGTGCCGGTAGGGTATTTTAGTCATATTTGGAGGGGTTGGCTAAGCCCTGCAGTGTGCCGGTAGGGTATTTTAGTCATATTTGGAGGGGTTGGCTAAGCCCTGTAGTGTGCCGGTAGGGTATTTTAGTCATATTTGGAGGGGTTGGCTAAGCCCTGCAGTGTGCCGGTAGAGTATTTTAGTCATATTTGGAGGGGTTGGCTAAGCCCTGCATTATGCCGGTAGGGTATTTTAGTCATATTTGGAGGGGTTGGCTAAGCCCTGCAGTGTGCCGGTAGGGTATTTTAGTCATATTTGGAGGGGTTGGCTAAGCCCTGCAGTGTGCCGGTAGGGTAATTTAGTCATATTTGGAGGGGTTGGCTAAGCCCTGCAGTATGCCTGTAGGGTATTTTAGTCATATTTGGAGGGGTTGGCTAAGCCCTGCAGTGTGCCGGTAGGGTATTTTAGTCATATTTGGAGGGGTTGGCTAAGCCCTGCAGTATGCCGGTAGGGTATTTTAGTCATATTTGGAGGGGTTGGCTAAGCCCTGCAGTATGCCGGTAGGGTATTTTAGTCATATTTGGAGGGGTTGGCTAAGCCCTGCAGTATGCCGGTAGGGTATTTTAGTCATATTTGGAGGGGTTGGCTAAGCCCTGCAGTGTGCCGGTAGGGTATTTTAGTCATATTTGGAGGGGTTGGCTAAGCCCTGCACGCGCAATCGCCTCTAATACCTTTCGACAGTTTTCTTATCTGACAGTAGATCATCTACCCAGTAATATATTCAAATGTTGTAGTAGAGAGTATTTGTACTCACATCACTGAGAACTAATTGATCAATGAGTCATGCGACTGAGAATGACTACAGATAGCTTGTTACTTGCTTATGCTGTGTAGTTTTAGTTGTATGTTAATCCTAGTTGTATGGACAGTTTTACTTTGACCATTTGTGTTTAGAGTCGAAACGCCTAAGGCCGAAACATCGCAGCAGGAAACAAGTTCTCAGCCTATGGCGGGTAAGTCCTCATTGTTAGGGAACTTATAATTGCACCTCTATCGATTACCTTTTTCGTTTTACTTATTTATGAGAGAAGAGTTTTATGTTTTACATGAGTTTAGGCTAAGATGCTCCAGTGCAATACACGCTGCATCAGAGTAGTCAATTGGCTGAACTATGAACTGCTCTTTTCACACCAAACATGAGAGTTTATTAATTAAAGACAAGGTTACATCAAATTCTAGTAATTTTTTCttgaaagtatagatatttttctattatttgagattttgtttgtttttttaggtgatctgactgccaggatgtttcaagattaaaattggcaaaacttcaTTGCAGTTAAAATGAACAACAGAAAATACGGGCATTTCCAAAAATGATATTTGTCACACTTCCtgtttataagtgataaatatacacagtggtataaataatataatatgtttacacagcGTTTAGAGATAAACCATTGGATAATTCCCGCTACTAACATATCTTTAAATAATTTCAGACCTCGTATAGCAATGCACTTGAAGCTATATTTTACTTACGTTTCGCTTCAGCAATCATATGCGaatacaaagtaaaatatatgtcaatagaggcgCGTAAGATATAAATCTTATGGAAAAtacaaagaaaaatatatgtcaatagaggcgCGTAAGATATAAATCTTATGGAGaatacaaagtaaaatatatgtcaatagaggcgCGTAAAATATAAATCTTATAGAGaatacaaagtaaaatatatgtcaatatagGCGCGTAACATATAAATCTTATGGAGaatacaaagtaaaatatatgtcaatagaggcgCGTAAGATATAAATTTTATGGAAaatacaaagtaaaatatatgtcaatagaggcgCGTAAGATATAAATCTTATGGAGaatacaaagtaaaatatatatcaatagagGCGTGTAAGATATAAATCTTATAGAGaatacaaagtaaaatatatgtcaatatagGCGCGTAACATATAAATCTTATGGAGaatacaaagtaaaatatatgtcaatagaggcgCGTAAGATATAAATTTTATGGAAaatacaaagtaaaatatatgtcaatagaggcgCGTAAGATATAAATCTTATGGAGaatacaaagtaaaatatatatcaatagagGCGTGTAAGATATAAATCTTATGGAGaatacaaagtaaaatatatgtcaatagaggcgCGTAAAATATAAATCTTATAGAGaatacaaagtaaaatataatatgtcaATAGAGGCGCGTAAGATATAGATCTTATGGAGaatacaaagtaaaatatatgtcaatagaggcgCAAAAGATATAAATCTTTTGGAGACACTGCAACTTCTAATGAGGAGCGCAACAATTGACATAATCTTTGGAAAAATCCTGGAAGatgttttcttttgagcgttttgactgcaataaagttttgttgattttaatctggaaacaccctggcagtcagaGCACCTCAAACAACACCAACTCAAATCATTgaaaaatatctgtattttCGGATAGAATATTTTAAGACGAAATTTTTCATCCACCACATTAAAGTCATTTCTCTTGACATGCTGTCTCAAATTTGTATTTGGTCCGTAACAGGAACCTCTGCAACACCAGATATGAACAATGTGTCATCAGCAGTGTCTCAAGCTAATAAACAAGCTACCAAACAATCAACAGCTGAACAACCAGCTGCCAAACAATCGGCTGCCAAGCAGCAGCCAACATCAAGCGCCCAGAAGACTCCATCAAAGCAACAAACACCTGTTTCAACTTCAAGGACCCCTCAAGCGCGGAAAGCAGGCAACAAACCATCATCCGCACGAGCACTTCCCTCgtatgtaaaattatttatagaAAGTGAGATCTCTGAGCCAGACTCTATATTGAGCAGTGCTatcatttgataccaaataataaTATCATGTGATACCATATGGCATCATACGATATGGTATGATAATATCATATGATAGCTATACAGATATGACAgaagacatactttgagaaatatatatatagatagtatatatgtgtatattcatataaatatgtatatatatatatatatatatatatctatactagcTATGcctcccggcattgcccgggtattaaaaatcagcttataaacgatgagaagtgatgagagttgcctaccacttgctatcagcctggtacattgccaatgaaaaatagTATTAAagatcaacttataaacaataagaaGTAATGAAAGTTGCCGCCACTTGCTgttagcttggcacattgccaatggaaaattctagtAGGCTAGTAAATAAGCGCTAGGCTTCAAATGACAGTAcgccatgacattgcgtcagcattgtccagctacagctattgtaataatagctatagctggaggctGTGTATAGCTATATCAATAGCTATACATAcattcacatttatatatacactagctgtgccacccggcgttgcccgtgtaatagaagagtttttggacagaaaattgatttgtatttaacatataataacgtTTCCCATttttactttcaaactacatatcatgagagaagtgtatagtgtagttgaaataaattaagagaaaaataaaaacaactgtgaaggttttaaaactttgtcaaacaactgtacctttcaagctagtagcctggcatattgccaatgaaaaattccactaagctagttaataaggttaggcttccaatgaaggtaagccatgactttgagtctgtattgttgtccagctcagctgttctaataatagctatagccggatttccaacagacgacacacggactttgagaaatatatatatagattgattgataatttatatagatatatatatatatatatatagatatatatataagatatactaGCTGAGCTAACCGGCATTGCCAGGGTTATAAAAACGTCTCgaaagaaaattgatttgtatttaacatataacaatattcgccattctaacttttaaactacatatcatgagatgagtgttttgtgtagttgaaataaattaagggagaaaataaaaacaactgtaaaggttttcaaactttttgaaacaactgtaactttcaaacttcatatcatgaggaaactgttttgtgcaggtcaaataaatataacaaataaataaaacaactataaaagggattagatgtaaatgtgaaaaaaatagtaagtacatgtatacagtatggCAGACCGGCAGCATATTTCTATAAGGCTTATTTGCGATTACAGTTACAATGTctctgttatacaattttttcgccttacgaagtggaacaaGATGGGTGTTCTGTTTTCGCCATTCGAAGCCTATTTtgccatacgaattcaacaaaaattatACTTAAagtcaaatttggcagtcggtgtgcacGAAATAATAAAGATGCCGATAAGCACCCTTAcacaataaaagttttaatagcCCTGTGAAGTCTCACTtatctctatatataaatctcagtgtttgtctttttgttatgccctgtgtccagttataacaattaaacTGTAGCTATGTAGCTATGTAGCTAAAATGACGCTATGTAGCTattctattttttaattgtGCGCATACTTATGCACCTGTTAATCTTCaatgctgattggttaaaatagcacGCTTCATGCTTCAGGTTTGAAGATCGAGATTGCGTGAAAGTAATGACGCAATCATTTTTTTATCCCTGTCTTCAAAGAGAaggacacagcttttattacaataaagatttagactagcttaagttactgaAATTTATTGGACAAAGACACAATTTATTGgataagagcttgtaatcacatttccacatatttggcacctacaacacagcagagtaagacatggtgaatcttttgataccaaataactgaaatgtgaattttgttgcaagtcaacctttaagttagtCAAATTTATTGGATAAGGACACTAGTAATTCATCTAAGAGTGTATGTCTTtatcttacatacatgtatatatttctcaaagtatgttatctgtatgtccagctatagctattaaaattttagattaaaAATTTCTTGTTGGGCTAGACTTGAACTCACGACTATCGCGATTGCAGTCTGATAAATCAACGCTTAAACCACAAGACCACGGAAGCTCATACCATTACTCACTCTTTATACATAACGTGTACATCGTTTTCCGTTTTTACaccaaaatgacgtaataattacaactctatgaactcttttagctctatgacacgcgatgcttttttgttctcgccatattagggctaatttgttttcggcaaaatgatatcaacaataaattCTCTCGATAATAGAATTCtaaaccaattagtaattcttaattaatttcacaacaaacatttttaagatttatcgtgtaggattacaagtatcagttattcctcactctcttatatttacatacatttacatactttgagaaatagatatatacatatgtaaatcTACATTCTCTTaacacatttataaacttctaataagttttaaagtttataatataagtttttaaagtttgtttcatcgtcgttattatttcaacttgcgttcttttaaacataatttgagtatcgtgtttgaagtccaaacattattcattttcgtatcactgttattattattggttagtttccaatctttaatattaatatttgattcaaccatttttggcagacattgttctaataaaatttcaactacaaaatactaccatattctgtcatattctttagtatcgtcgtattcaaagttttgatggatgaaacagtaaccttttcatacccacacacttctatgcaaaaattgctattattaattcaacatgttTAGGaacttaattttgttttctcagtttgttttaattgtatcattaccgaatgatcttttattgtaattgtagcaaaaccgacttaatttagctatgaCATGTATTTGCTTTTATGAAAATATCTACAATGGCAAATTTTGTCAGACTGTTTTTATATACCAGCTGGTTACCTGTTTTAGGGTGTCAGTGGGTACTCAATTATTTCTGTATTGCAGAAGCTATAAATCTAAGCTAGCTCATGGAGCCAACCCCAACCTCCCCAAAGGCGCACAGGATAACCTACTCTTGTGAGTATACATCTAGTTGCCTGTTCTCTCTCTAATGAATGTtatcatataatatgtatattgatTGACTGTCTACATGTGTTACATTTATTGATTGACCGGCTAAACATGTAATAAATCTATAAATTGGTTGTCTGCGTGGGATAAATCTATGAATTGATTGTATACATGTGATATATCTATGAATTTATTGTTTAACTGTGGTATATCTATGAAATTATTGTTTACATGTGATATATCTATGAATTTATTGTCGACATGTGatacatatatgaatttattgTTTACGTGTGTTATATCTATGAATTTATTGTATACATGTGTTTTATCTATGAATTTATTGTTTACCTGTGGTATATCTATGAATTTATTGTTAACATGTGATATATCTATGAATTTAGTGTCTACATGTGATATCTATGAATTTATTGTCTACGTGTGATATATCTATGAATTTATTGTCTACATGGGATATCTATGAATTTATTGTCTACGTGTGATATATTTATGAATTGATTATATGCATGTGGTATATCTATTGATTGATTGTCTACGTGTGATATATCTATGAATTCATTGTTTACATGTGATATATCTATGAATTGATTGTATACATGTGGTATATCTATTGATTTAGTCTTGGCATGTTCCCTACGCAATGAATGTGTTGTAGGACCCAATACCATGACACCAAAGGGCCCAATGTTAGTATCGTTCATGGACCAAGTTGTAAAGTAATGGGTAGTCAGGGTTCAACTGGTCCCAACCACTCTCTGGTTAGGGGCCCTGCGATCAGCACCCGGTAAGCTGTAGCACCAAGAGCAGTGCCAAGTGCTGTCTAACAATTTATCATCTTGTTGCTCAGCTAGTGTCAGAGGTAATCTCGGGTATATGctattttatacaatttataaaTGATGTAATCTATAAATAAGGTTATTTCTTTGGTCTCTGTATTCAAGTACAATTACAAATATTTTGGGTCAACGTCAGCCCTTTGTGCATTTCATCCTTTTTTATTGGACTCTGTTGTCAAGATAAATTAAGTTTTAGATATTTTCGCTGTGATAAGCTCGCTGTTGTCAcatatttattcatttattttccTACTATACATTATGTTAGTTagacattatattatatacattatgttAGTTTGGATGTTGTTGCTCATTGTTGGGGaaactttgataaaatataacCAAAACTTCACAAGCTGATGGTTGCATTGTTTGTTTGCAAACATTCGGGAATTTCTGTGAATTTTTTTCCGCGCTGTTCTTACAGTCTCATATTTCGTTATGGTAGGGTCTTCACAAGACAAATAGttttcatgaaattttttttgcctaaattataaacatatatttatctcaacatataatttatatactatTCTGGACTAAGTCAACAGCTTTTGTCGATTTCATTAAAATGGAGTTTTATCAGCTTCTAGCTTAGTGAAACATTTTAGTTGCACAGTTTATGGTTTTGGACATCTGAATACACCAGCTAGTCATTGTCAGATTAGGACATCTGAATACACCAGCTAGTCATTGTCAGATTAGGACATCTGAATACACCAGCTAGTCATTGTCAGATTTGACAAATATAAAATTCAGATGTTTTTCACCAGaggatgtttgcattaaataattactatgggtttctataacCCTCTATATGACCCTTACACTGCCAAAACTGTAATGAATTAATGTCCTATGGTGGCGGAGTTGGAAGAGGGGGTCTACTGCATCTACACGTAAATTCTAGCAATCTATCCACAGATTAGGAGAGGGTGCATCAATTAATCATGGTTACCGAATCTTATTAAACTATGTTATTAACTAATAGTCTAAATTTTACATGTGACAGTGTAATATTACTTCAAGACTTGCTGCTTTGATACATATAACACTAGCGTTGTTGTCAGAAAGAATGCGTGTGTTATATCTTTATTCGCTTTACTTCCAGGTGATTTCTTGTTATTCTGTTAGGAAACTTATAATCCCTACATGTTACAACAGCCCAGCTTCTATAGACTTCTTGAAATCTAATTTGGTAATGtctgtatattttatttcaattggACTGCAATAGCTTATAAGTGTATACTTAAAGGCCATGGTAACTGTACTAGCTTAATCATAACAACAGCAGCTTCTACAACGTTATGAAGGAGAACATTGCattttattaacttataattccAAACTGTATAACTGCAGTCTGATATAAGTTAGTGTTGTGCAGTTCCTTCAAAGGTATTTAAATAGCTGTACATATCAACTGTAGTGAGTTTTGTTCCTTTTATTAGCTATATTTTGCACAAACAAATGATTCTGtctatcaaaattaaattgtagTTTTTAAAGAGCTTGTATCACTGTATTTTTAATGAATTACTAGCAAACTATGCATCAATGTTGGTTGTGTCCACCTTTTTCTGTTTGGTGTTCAAGAAATAtggtatattattagtattgatGTAGTTATTTCTGCAAGGAAATAGGAACAAGCTTTTTTAAGTTGATGTGGAGGAAGAGAATGACTGTATTTGTTAGAGAAATGAATTGAGAAATGgagaaaaactaaaatgaaatagcGGCAGGGCCAAGTGTGTAAAAGTCGGCCTGTCTGTAGTCTCATTACTGGCCATCTTCCCTTTGTCAGGTCTTCATGCAGGGAATGTATGCGTTGAAATTGTTGTCGTTAGCATAGTCACGGTATATTTTCATTGGACTGGGCTCTGCCGCTGGAGGTGAAGTAGATAGAGACAATGATGATAACGATAAGGGAGGTGAAGTCGAGGTTGATGGTAGTTGATTATAACTGGTTGAAGGTTGGCGGTAATCGTTCAGTCTCATATCTTTGAGGTGACCTAGCAAGAGAAAGTGTTAGCTTGTTAGCGCAGCTCTACACTTTTGCAGGGGATCGGTATTTAGTATAACACATGGGAGCTCTCTCCTGCTTTaaatttagtaataaatattattttgctgtaaatcgtgaaataaaactataaaagtattACATCAAAATTGGTAGAGAAGATAATAATGAAAAGATTTATGTCATGACTGTAAAATGAACTctagatgaaaataaaatacGTTAAAATTACTACATGTAAtgtcttttgtgtttttattgctGAAGAAAAGACGGGTCAGAATACTAAGTTTATTGCTGAAGAAGGAAGCATATCAGGATCCAACATTCTCAGGAATTATACCTATCCACCTTATACGAATACCACTTGAAAAATGTTGtatcttatataaaaatagttgaaACAAGTTGGATACAAGGACTCTTATTAGACTTATCAGGCTCTCATCTATCTACTTTAAAAGAATACTACTTGAAgaatattttatcatataaaaAGTTAGGTAAAACTAAGGATACAGATGCATTGTATATGTCAGCGGTACCTCCCAGTAGCCAATagtgttttgttttaaatctaatttaaaattttacaagaAAATAAGTTCTGTTTATTGGCATTGTTAAAGCTTAGCTTTACCAAGGTTAATAAGCTGACAAGACCAAACATATAACCCAGTTAGTCACAAGCTATAAGTAGCATCAGCGTAACAGCATAAGTAAATAACACTCACGTTTGGTCCCATCAAAATTCCTTGCAAATTTGAAGTTGCATGTTTCGCACCATCTGTCATGACACGATTGACACAATGTCTGGGTGCTCATCTCGCtttgtaatttaaaaatgatattattataacCTACATAAAGACCATAAAGAAACTTAACCGAGCTCTAATCTTTTTCACTCTTTCTTTTCAGTATTATTAACAAAGTTAAGAGTTTGTTAACTGAGACATTtcaaaaagtttgtttcatttgaTAATACTTACAATTCTGTTAGGCAGTATGCAGCGTTGAGCACAGTGGATAAAGCTAGCAAAAAGAGGAAGATTATTTACTCCAACTAGCCACAGGTAGCAGCAATATGTAATTGTTGAACTTTAGTAggtatttaattgttataacaGTCTTGAGCAGTTCAGTAAGTCTAACAACTTGTTCAGGTGTATTTGAACTTCTGAAAATATGACAACAGAAAGTAGGACATAACGTCAAAACGGAAAGTAATTACAGAACTAAAGCACATGCGTCGGGTTAAACCAAATGTCAGTATATAGGACAGTTGTCTGCAAGCCCATGGAACAACATGTtagagtaaaattcctaaaatATAACCTGTGCATTCTTGTCACTCTTGTTATGTATTTTAGGGCTTGTATATTCTAGCAAGTTCTATCAAGTTGTCCCCGAACCATACACAACAGCTGCTAGCAATGTAGACAACTCAAGTacaacaaacaattaaaatgcaaACACAGGAGCATATTGTTTGATATAGGACTATCATACAAAGGGCAAGCAAATGAACTTTCTACAAATGAACTTGCAAACATGCAACTAGAGTCCACCCTATTTATAACAGTCGATAATTTCCATGGCAACcgttaaataaacaaaaccATTTCGTTAACTATTTGTGAATCTAATATAGGTTTAGGAGCCATTAAACTTATGAGTTCATTTTGAATAGTTCCCTGCCTCTTCTTGgtctttatttatttacaaaaccaagaaatttttatttcttggttttgtaaataaataaagagcaagttcttttatttcaaaaaaaaattataatggcATGTTTTTAGTGAAGTAGTAGTTGTATTAATTTGGTAATAATATTAACTGTTATTAGATTAAATTTGTgactaatatttattattagtcgtataaaattgttattatagtgCATTGACATTGAAATAAAAGATTTTGCTTAAAATTAAAGTCTTTGACCTTTTATAGTAACCAAAAAGTGCCCATTAAAAGTTTAATAGCAGCAAGACCATTTAAAGGACAAATTCTTAGAAAGACAAATTTCATGGGACGATCTTTTGACAGTCAATAATTTCCATGGCAACACGCTGTTGCCACGGAGATAGACACTCGAGTTAACCCGCTTGCTCAAGTAAGCCTCAAGGGTCATCTCACAAATGAATTGAATCTCTGG
This region includes:
- the LOC137406029 gene encoding uncharacterized protein isoform X1, giving the protein MAAQWWTAPLPPGWESKWDPTQNKYFFINHSTKKTTWVDPRSPQSRMQVTQPVAQPRQPAQPRQPAQPSGYQGYGSGSGSYPMQFVPSRNMVPCSRCHIVQVPQYPQGQMCDSCKKRLAGAKCNLCNKEKVSKQGDICQSCKAQYSQQQETSFNDEHESLFVRADEELVKKLKASYPQAMESHIRSALVSNHNKKSLACANLEKRGYKKISPLEVNADKLFKELNPKYAGCSADLLRATIMRCDAAKSKTVAKLKELGFLTQEQKQQKEREERNVKARKEAVERNIRRDYPNVSNDLIELALESSGYKEQTAKTLLDSMIKVETPKAETSQQETSSQPMAGTSATPDMNNVSSAVSQANKQATKQSTAEQPAAKQSAAKQQPTSSAQKTPSKQQTPVSTSRTPQARKAGNKPSSARALPSSYKSKLAHGANPNLPKGAQDNLLLTQYHDTKGPNVSIVHGPSCKVMGSQGSTGPNHSLVRGPAISTR
- the LOC137406029 gene encoding uncharacterized protein isoform X2, translated to MAAQWWTAPLPPGWESKWDPTQNKYFFINHSTKKTTWVDPRSPQSRMQVTQPVAQPRQPAQPRQPAQPSGYQGYGSGSGSYPMQFVPSRNMVPCSRCHIVQVPQYPQGQMCDSCKKRLAGAKCNLCNKEKVSKQGDICQSCKAQYSQQETSFNDEHESLFVRADEELVKKLKASYPQAMESHIRSALVSNHNKKSLACANLEKRGYKKISPLEVNADKLFKELNPKYAGCSADLLRATIMRCDAAKSKTVAKLKELGFLTQEQKQQKEREERNVKARKEAVERNIRRDYPNVSNDLIELALESSGYKEQTAKTLLDSMIKVETPKAETSQQETSSQPMAGTSATPDMNNVSSAVSQANKQATKQSTAEQPAAKQSAAKQQPTSSAQKTPSKQQTPVSTSRTPQARKAGNKPSSARALPSSYKSKLAHGANPNLPKGAQDNLLLTQYHDTKGPNVSIVHGPSCKVMGSQGSTGPNHSLVRGPAISTR